From Dendropsophus ebraccatus isolate aDenEbr1 chromosome 2, aDenEbr1.pat, whole genome shotgun sequence, a single genomic window includes:
- the SPAG1 gene encoding sperm-associated antigen 1 isoform X1: MSGFYQGTTKTHQIPIDHLDYKYIEECKDVKHLEKILRVLRLGEEGNYPDLTTFCEKRIEALSPNNRTLRKDKPPATAADFSFEDWREIGDDLKNFLTDIKLKEQQEPISQQNTDNLPPIRSSSKGPLTNKQKEHRSAGSKVPRDYTDWDRFDIEKELSEIDKTKEQSDQSKTVINTTASKIKKTVATKGTSPEEKGFLAEREKDKGNEAFRSGDYEEAILYYSRSISVLPTAIAYNNKAQAEIKLKNWQDALADCGRALDLEPNNVKALLRRSVVHKNLRNFQAASTDLKTVLLHEPENPIAKRVLCEVDELLQKEKEETSKKGRRILIQDIEGSDEKHQDASVVEKEAGVTVGGGGETAAELIEMGNAQKKFSPKKGNEKEEVRQTPRHSKESNGVKDSSNGKPQNHVDRQEKPEQPGGKAQQRSRTGSQEAKLSSQPLPLAAQLKNEGNQLFKNGQFGEASVKYSEAIENLKNTGSEDTEELGVLYSNRAACHLKDGNCAECIEDCNKALELQPFSLKPLLRRAMANESLEKYRQAYVDYKVALQIDSGMQLANDSINRITRTLIDLDGPNWREKLPPIPSVPVSTQIQHQKNMAATNNARPEKETGKSVEEQFLSLKQEGNDYVKKCQYREAEKKYTECLKLKPEECTMYTNRALCFLKLCQYEEARQDCDCALQRDAANIKALYRRAQAYKGLEKYQDCASDLRKLISLDSSVTEAKTLLTEITPFLLPNGEEKQRKKILIEEVEDENTSDPSNVTAHEDNESLRKTHSRHITKPSNALEFDQLMSEMRAGKDQEGCAQLLSFIDPKDLPMFLSNKLDTETLLLIVQSLKHHVLEKNPALVYWHLTHLGSADRFSVVVLLLNNNEKDQIQSVFTSLLGIENENFDQEAITNLTKTYGL; this comes from the exons ATGAGTGGGTTCTACCAAGGAACAACAAAAACCCATCAGATACCGATCGATCATCTTGACTACAAGTACATTGAAGAGTGTAAAGACGTCAAACATCTGGAGAAGATCTTGAGGGTTCTCAG GTTAGGAGAGGAAGGAAACTACCCAGATCTGACAACCTTCTGTGAAAAGAGAATTGAAGCTTTGTCTCCAAACAATCGCACCCTAAGGAAAGACAAACCACCGGCCACTGCCGCCGACTTCTCCTTCGAAGACTGGCGAGAGATTGGTGATGACCTGAAG aaTTTCCTAACCGACATAAAACTTAAAGAACAACAAGAACCGATCTCCCAGCAAAACACCGACAATTTGCCGCCCATTCGCAGCTCTTCTAAAGGGCCACTGACTAATAAg CAGAAAGAACATCGATCAGCCGGCTCTAAGGTTCCTAGAGATTACACAGACTGGGATAG ATTTGATATTGAAAAGGAACTATCGGAAATTGATAAGACCAAAGAGCAAAGCGACCAGTCCAAGACGGTTATAAACACGACGGCATCAAAGATAAAGAAGACTGTAGCTACAAAGG GCACCAGCCCTGAGGAAAAAGGGTTCCTTGCTGAACGAGAAAAGGACAAAGGGAATGAAGCTTTCAGGTCTGGGGACTATGAGGAGGCCATATTGTATTATAGTCG GAGTATATCTGTATTACCCACAGCAATCGCATATAACAACAAAGCCCAGGCCGAGATTAAGCTGAAGAACTGGCAGGATGCTTTGGCTGACTGTGGCCGAGCACTGGATTTGGAGCCTAACAATGTGAAGG CTCTTCTGCGGCGTTCTGTGGTCCACAAAAACCTGCGTAATTTTCAGGCTGCATCCACCGATCTGAAGACTGTCCTGCTTCATGAACCGGAAAATCCAATAGCGAAG AGAGTTCTATGCGAAGTGGATGAGCTGCTACAAAAAGAGAAAGAGGAGACTTCTAAGAAGGGGAGAAGAATCCTCATCCAGGACATTGAGGGCTCCGATGAGAAACATCAAGACGCATCAGTGGTGGAGAAAG AAGCCGGTGTGacagtgggaggaggaggagagactgcaGCCGAGCTGATTGAAATGGGGAATGCTCAAAAAAAGTTTTCTCCTAAGAAAGGCAACGAGAAGGAGGAGGTGAGACAGACTCCCCGACACAGCAAGGAGAGCAATGGAGTCAAGGACAGCAGCAATGGGAAACCCCAAAACCATGTCGACCGTCAGGAAAAGCCTGAGCAGCCGGGTGGTAAAGCCCAGCAGAGGAGTCGCACCGGCAGCCAGGAAGCCAAGCTGTCATCACAGCCTCTTCCTCTTGCTGCACAGCTGAAAAATGAAGGCAACCAGCTTTTTAAGAATGGCCAGTTCGGAGAGGCTTCCGTCAAGTATTCGGAGGCAATCGAGAACCTCAAGAACACAG GTTCAGAGGACACCGAAGAATTAGGGGTCTTATACTCCAACAGAGCGGCGTGCCACCTCAAGGATGGGAACTGCGCAGAGTGCATCGAGGACTGCAACAA GGCCCTGGAGCTTCAGCCGTTCTCACTAAAACCGCTTTTGCGACGTGCAATGGCAAATGAGTCCCTTGAGAAATACAGGCAAGCCTATGTGGACTATAAGGTGGCCCTTCAGATCGACAGCGGGATGCAGCTGGCCAATGACAGCATCAACCG AATTACAAGGACGTTAATTGACCTGGATGGTCCCAACTGGAGAGAGAAGCTTCCCCCGATCCCGTCAGTGCCTGTGTCCACCCAGATACAGCATCAGAAGAACATGGCTGCCACTAATAATGCCCGTCCAGAAAAAGAGACAG GTAAATCCGTGGAAGAGCAGTTCTTGTCCCTGAAACAGGAGGGCAATGACTATGTGAAGAAGTGTCAGTACCGAGAAGCGGAGAAGAAATATACGGAGTGTCTGAAGCTAAAACCAGAGGAGTGCACCATGTACACCAATAG AGCCCTTTGCTTCTTGAAGCTATGCCAGTATGAAGAGGCCAGGCAGGACTGTGACTGTGCCCTGCAGAGGGATGCCGCCAACATCAAAGCCTTGTACAGGCGGGCCCAGGCCTACAAGGGATTAGAG AAATACCAAGATTGTGCCAGCGACCTCAGAAAACTAATCTCACTGGATTCCAGTGTCACCGAAGCAAAAACTCTGCTGACAGAAATCACTCCCTTCTTATTACCCAATGGAGAGGAAAAGCAAAGGAAGAAGATCCTGATAGAAGag GTGGAAGACGAGAACACGTCTGATCCCAGTAATGTCACTGCACACGAAGACAATGAGTCATTGAGGAAGACGCACAGTCGCCATATCACAAAGCCCAGCAATGCCCTGGAGTTTGACCAGCTCATGAGTGAGATGAGGGCAGGGAAGGATCAGGAGGGTTGTGCCCAGCTACTGTCTTTCATAGACCCCAAGGACTTGCCAATGTTCTTAAGCAACAAGCTAGACACAGAGACTCTGCTGCTTATTGTACAGTCACTAAAGCACCATGTCCTGGAGAAGAATCCCGCCCTGGTGTACTGGCACCTGACGCACCTCGGCTCAGCCGACCGATTCTCG
- the SPAG1 gene encoding sperm-associated antigen 1 isoform X2 → MSGFYQGTTKTHQIPIDHLDYKYIEECKDVKHLEKILRVLRLGEEGNYPDLTTFCEKRIEALSPNNRTLRKDKPPATAADFSFEDWREIGDDLKNFLTDIKLKEQQEPISQQNTDNLPPIRSSSKGPLTNKKEHRSAGSKVPRDYTDWDRFDIEKELSEIDKTKEQSDQSKTVINTTASKIKKTVATKGTSPEEKGFLAEREKDKGNEAFRSGDYEEAILYYSRSISVLPTAIAYNNKAQAEIKLKNWQDALADCGRALDLEPNNVKALLRRSVVHKNLRNFQAASTDLKTVLLHEPENPIAKRVLCEVDELLQKEKEETSKKGRRILIQDIEGSDEKHQDASVVEKEAGVTVGGGGETAAELIEMGNAQKKFSPKKGNEKEEVRQTPRHSKESNGVKDSSNGKPQNHVDRQEKPEQPGGKAQQRSRTGSQEAKLSSQPLPLAAQLKNEGNQLFKNGQFGEASVKYSEAIENLKNTGSEDTEELGVLYSNRAACHLKDGNCAECIEDCNKALELQPFSLKPLLRRAMANESLEKYRQAYVDYKVALQIDSGMQLANDSINRITRTLIDLDGPNWREKLPPIPSVPVSTQIQHQKNMAATNNARPEKETGKSVEEQFLSLKQEGNDYVKKCQYREAEKKYTECLKLKPEECTMYTNRALCFLKLCQYEEARQDCDCALQRDAANIKALYRRAQAYKGLEKYQDCASDLRKLISLDSSVTEAKTLLTEITPFLLPNGEEKQRKKILIEEVEDENTSDPSNVTAHEDNESLRKTHSRHITKPSNALEFDQLMSEMRAGKDQEGCAQLLSFIDPKDLPMFLSNKLDTETLLLIVQSLKHHVLEKNPALVYWHLTHLGSADRFSVVVLLLNNNEKDQIQSVFTSLLGIENENFDQEAITNLTKTYGL, encoded by the exons ATGAGTGGGTTCTACCAAGGAACAACAAAAACCCATCAGATACCGATCGATCATCTTGACTACAAGTACATTGAAGAGTGTAAAGACGTCAAACATCTGGAGAAGATCTTGAGGGTTCTCAG GTTAGGAGAGGAAGGAAACTACCCAGATCTGACAACCTTCTGTGAAAAGAGAATTGAAGCTTTGTCTCCAAACAATCGCACCCTAAGGAAAGACAAACCACCGGCCACTGCCGCCGACTTCTCCTTCGAAGACTGGCGAGAGATTGGTGATGACCTGAAG aaTTTCCTAACCGACATAAAACTTAAAGAACAACAAGAACCGATCTCCCAGCAAAACACCGACAATTTGCCGCCCATTCGCAGCTCTTCTAAAGGGCCACTGACTAATAAg AAAGAACATCGATCAGCCGGCTCTAAGGTTCCTAGAGATTACACAGACTGGGATAG ATTTGATATTGAAAAGGAACTATCGGAAATTGATAAGACCAAAGAGCAAAGCGACCAGTCCAAGACGGTTATAAACACGACGGCATCAAAGATAAAGAAGACTGTAGCTACAAAGG GCACCAGCCCTGAGGAAAAAGGGTTCCTTGCTGAACGAGAAAAGGACAAAGGGAATGAAGCTTTCAGGTCTGGGGACTATGAGGAGGCCATATTGTATTATAGTCG GAGTATATCTGTATTACCCACAGCAATCGCATATAACAACAAAGCCCAGGCCGAGATTAAGCTGAAGAACTGGCAGGATGCTTTGGCTGACTGTGGCCGAGCACTGGATTTGGAGCCTAACAATGTGAAGG CTCTTCTGCGGCGTTCTGTGGTCCACAAAAACCTGCGTAATTTTCAGGCTGCATCCACCGATCTGAAGACTGTCCTGCTTCATGAACCGGAAAATCCAATAGCGAAG AGAGTTCTATGCGAAGTGGATGAGCTGCTACAAAAAGAGAAAGAGGAGACTTCTAAGAAGGGGAGAAGAATCCTCATCCAGGACATTGAGGGCTCCGATGAGAAACATCAAGACGCATCAGTGGTGGAGAAAG AAGCCGGTGTGacagtgggaggaggaggagagactgcaGCCGAGCTGATTGAAATGGGGAATGCTCAAAAAAAGTTTTCTCCTAAGAAAGGCAACGAGAAGGAGGAGGTGAGACAGACTCCCCGACACAGCAAGGAGAGCAATGGAGTCAAGGACAGCAGCAATGGGAAACCCCAAAACCATGTCGACCGTCAGGAAAAGCCTGAGCAGCCGGGTGGTAAAGCCCAGCAGAGGAGTCGCACCGGCAGCCAGGAAGCCAAGCTGTCATCACAGCCTCTTCCTCTTGCTGCACAGCTGAAAAATGAAGGCAACCAGCTTTTTAAGAATGGCCAGTTCGGAGAGGCTTCCGTCAAGTATTCGGAGGCAATCGAGAACCTCAAGAACACAG GTTCAGAGGACACCGAAGAATTAGGGGTCTTATACTCCAACAGAGCGGCGTGCCACCTCAAGGATGGGAACTGCGCAGAGTGCATCGAGGACTGCAACAA GGCCCTGGAGCTTCAGCCGTTCTCACTAAAACCGCTTTTGCGACGTGCAATGGCAAATGAGTCCCTTGAGAAATACAGGCAAGCCTATGTGGACTATAAGGTGGCCCTTCAGATCGACAGCGGGATGCAGCTGGCCAATGACAGCATCAACCG AATTACAAGGACGTTAATTGACCTGGATGGTCCCAACTGGAGAGAGAAGCTTCCCCCGATCCCGTCAGTGCCTGTGTCCACCCAGATACAGCATCAGAAGAACATGGCTGCCACTAATAATGCCCGTCCAGAAAAAGAGACAG GTAAATCCGTGGAAGAGCAGTTCTTGTCCCTGAAACAGGAGGGCAATGACTATGTGAAGAAGTGTCAGTACCGAGAAGCGGAGAAGAAATATACGGAGTGTCTGAAGCTAAAACCAGAGGAGTGCACCATGTACACCAATAG AGCCCTTTGCTTCTTGAAGCTATGCCAGTATGAAGAGGCCAGGCAGGACTGTGACTGTGCCCTGCAGAGGGATGCCGCCAACATCAAAGCCTTGTACAGGCGGGCCCAGGCCTACAAGGGATTAGAG AAATACCAAGATTGTGCCAGCGACCTCAGAAAACTAATCTCACTGGATTCCAGTGTCACCGAAGCAAAAACTCTGCTGACAGAAATCACTCCCTTCTTATTACCCAATGGAGAGGAAAAGCAAAGGAAGAAGATCCTGATAGAAGag GTGGAAGACGAGAACACGTCTGATCCCAGTAATGTCACTGCACACGAAGACAATGAGTCATTGAGGAAGACGCACAGTCGCCATATCACAAAGCCCAGCAATGCCCTGGAGTTTGACCAGCTCATGAGTGAGATGAGGGCAGGGAAGGATCAGGAGGGTTGTGCCCAGCTACTGTCTTTCATAGACCCCAAGGACTTGCCAATGTTCTTAAGCAACAAGCTAGACACAGAGACTCTGCTGCTTATTGTACAGTCACTAAAGCACCATGTCCTGGAGAAGAATCCCGCCCTGGTGTACTGGCACCTGACGCACCTCGGCTCAGCCGACCGATTCTCG